In Mercenaria mercenaria strain notata chromosome 14, MADL_Memer_1, whole genome shotgun sequence, the following are encoded in one genomic region:
- the LOC128548615 gene encoding uncharacterized protein LOC128548615 — METITNGFLVDCIKSKGLQETCKYLLSKEGLKTSNDTLLKDLDRLLKKHKNLNKSKSRVKGKENLDRFLKNSYRLPVPKDSDAKSVPVPSTSNVFLACDSDVTKENTFEHVAVKLATELVAAKNENDDIREELNLIIEEKDELNESLEKSEIKLQSSKKQLNRTSNREMYWRDKCLKLDSDNEIIHAHDDTNVFKVRIENLEEENRNTKQLLDDMHERLIELENENVELKKINNAEFFDEKSKTYSLKLHSCVYSLLDNHVAFENVGAVITSVLKLVNISPNKLPSVGTIHNWSIERGLIAKRQISETSTNENTTLHTDEASKYGQKWGAFAARDSEGNYTLLGLKDMATKSSHDTLDTFKDILNDINDVAGDGTGNQILRNIKNTMSDRASTETKFNELLQEYRNEILPQVIENYNQLCEEEKLSISRMNNFFCGLHTLVHMADTAQKAIFETEKLHFIDGNIPISNKAFEKQGQPGTIRLILTACKAFARRGDAKNGCHGNFMTFITEFLKQNKMSFPLQPLKGNRFNILFTNAGQIYYFQDKMKDFLDRSPSLNGLLSSVQKDLSEPFFLAGCKALGLISKYITTPLWKVIENKEVNISMMNQRYHKLLKYLEDAALNLDDFMSGSLVLFDDVPIKKRCYS, encoded by the coding sequence ATGGAGACCATAACCAATGGGTTTTTAGTTGATTGTATTAAATCAAAAGGATTGCAGGAAACATGCAAGTATTTATTAAGCAAAGAAGGACTGAAAACTAGCAATGACACTTTACTTAAGGATTTAGATCGACttttaaagaaacataaaaaCTTGAACAAAAGTAAGTCCCGTGTTAAGGGAAAGGAAAATTTAGATAGATTTTTGAAGAATTCTTATAGATTACCTGTGCCAAAAGATTCTGATGCAAAGAGTGTCCCTGTTCCGTCTACATCAAACGTTTTTTTAGCCTGTGATTCAGATGTTACTAAAGAAAACACATTTGAGCATGTTGCGGTGAAACTTGCAACTGAACTTGTTGCagccaaaaatgaaaatgatgataTCAGGGAGGAACTGAATCTTATTATTGAAGAAAAAGATGAGTTGAATGAAAGCTTGGAAAAATCAGAAATTAAACTTCAATCAAGTAAAAAACAATTAAACCGAACCTCTAATAGAGAAATGTACTGGAGGGACAAATGCTTGAAACTTGATTCTGATAATGAAATTATACATGCTCATGATGATACGAATGTTTTTAAAGTAAGAATTGAAAATCTTGAAGAAGAAAATAGAAATACAAAACAATTACTTGATGATATGCATGAAAGGTTAattgaacttgaaaatgaaaatgttgaattaaaaaaGATTAACAATGCCGAGTTTTTCgatgaaaaaagtaaaacgtatAGTTTGAAATTGCATTCATGTGTTTATTCTTTACTTGATAACCATGTTGCTTTTGAAAATGTTGGAGCAGTTATTACAAGTGTTTTAAAACTTGTAAATATAAGTCCAAACAAATTACCGTCGGTCGGAACAATTCATAATTGGTCAATTGAAAGGGGGTTGATTGCTAAAAGACAAATATCAGAAACATCAACAAATGAAAATACTACCTTACATACAGACGAAGCTTCAAAGTATGGTCAGAAATGGGGGGCATTTGCTGCTAGGGATTCTGAGGGAAACTATACGCTATTGGGTTTGAAAGATATGGCTACTAAATCAAGTCACGACACGTTAGatacttttaaagacattttgaatgACATAAATGATGTGGCAGGGGATGGTACCGGTAACCAAATTTTAAGGAACATTAAAAACACTATGAGCGACCGTGCTTCTACTGAaaccaaatttaatgaattaCTGCAAGAgtacagaaatgaaatattaCCACAGGTCATTGAAAATTACAATCAGCTTTGTGAAGAAGAAAAACTTTCGATTTCTAGAATGAACAATTTTTTCTGCGGGTTGCATACTTTAGTACATATGGCAGACACTGCACAAAAAGCTATTTTTGAAACCGAAAAGCTTCATTTTATTGATGGTAATATTCCTATATCTAACAAAGCATTTGAGAAACAAGGGCAGCCCGGGACAATACGTTTAATTCTTACTGCCTGCAAAGCATTTGCTCGTCGGGGCGATGCCAAAAATGGATGTCATggaaattttatgacttttatcactgaatttttaaaacaaaataaaatgtctttcCCGCTACAGCCTCTTAAAGGTAATCGTTTCAATATTCTGTTTACGAACGCAGggcaaatatattattttcaagaCAAAATGAAAGACTTTTTAGACAGAAGTCCGTCGCTAAATGGTTTGTTGTCGTCTGTTCAAAAAGATTTATCAGAACCGTTTTTTCTAGCTGGTTGTAAAGCATTAGGcttaatttccaaatatattaCAACACCACTGTGGAAAGTAATTGAAAATAAAGAAGTAAACATATCAATGATGAATCAAAGATATCATAAACTTTTGAAGTACTTGGAAGACGCTGCACTGAATCTGGATGATTTCATGAGTGGTAGTTTGGTTTTATTTGATGATGTTCCtataaaaaaaagatgttattcATGA